The DNA window cattttataggccatttcttttttttaaattttaatttatattaaatagataacctatcgattttctttttacaagaatattattgtaacaccttttaatttttaattacaaatattgatatatttattgtaaattaaatatttaaaaataaaatacctgtaaagagccggtactttaaataagttctgcgtatttgcctataaacacactccttacttaaatcaataaactacactccttaacttaaatcaataaactacactccttacTTTAAATagtgtagtttataggcaaatacgcatatcctatttaaagtatcggctctttacagatattttatttttaaatatttaatttatgataaatatattaacatttgtaattaaaattaaaaagtgttaaagtaatattcttgcaaaaaaaattagtaggttatctatttaatataaattaaatattttttaaaaaataaatggcctcataaactattaattttttatgactttcatccattacatgagtaaagtattggctctttatggatattttatcctgaatcatttaatttatgttaaatacataaatatttataactaaaattgaaaaagtgttatattaatatttctacagaagaaaaactggtaggttttgtgtttaacaaaaattaaatatttgagagtaaatacaaatctgtatttaagaataaatatttgtgataaagtaaatgtttgaaagtaaaatacatgtaaagagctggtactttaaataggcaatacgtatttgcctataaactacactcgttaaagtttattaattgttaattaatttgtaatactttgccattcattggacatgtggcacaaaggacaaatcaggtacaaaattctaatttcactctctaaaataatattttaatcatttggactgaatttgtaaaggattagtaacctcaggggaggtcagtgtaattgttcaaaccacaggggaggtaagtgtaaatgtcagaaacctcaggggaggtttctgaaattatccctattaaTATTGACTTTCTAAGTTTATACTGTAGTCCCGTGCCCCAAATAAAAGGAACAAACTAAAAGTTGCGACTATTATACAACCGCAATGACAAGTTTCCCCTGTAGCTAGCTTTAGATTGCCTTCCCATTTGCCCTTTGCATATTTTAAATAAACGAAGTAGGTAATCAGGTTATCATATTTACTTGACTTTTAAACTCTTATCAATAATGGCTGGTCTTGATGAATGAagcttttattaaaaaatgctGTTGCTTAATCACCCATTAATTTGCCAAATGCTGAAGATTTAAAGctttaaaaagaataaaaaagctAAAATTGTAAATGCTGCGATTTCATTAATGGTGGAAAAAATACAAGAAAGCGAGTTGTacacaaattttcaaatgaatggtaaAATAATCTGAGAAGGTTTCTGCACATCTTCTCGATACAGAATCCATCATCCAATCTCCTGCTCCCACTGTTTTTCTTGCAGTTGATATCCTACATCGATCTGTTCACCACCTGAGTTTTGCTGGGAAGTACTGCGCACAATCAAAAGTTTCGATGTTAAGAGCATCAACGCAAGCAAAACACAGAAACTGCTATAGCATCAGCTGAAGAAACTGTTGTTTTATCAGGCACCCACCTTTTCAATGAGGGAGAGGTAATATGGCTTCACCTTTTCGACATCAATCCGGACTTTGCTTTTGCTGTAAAGGTCATATTTGCTGCACAAAACATAGTACCAGATGGGGTTAATTATGATTTTGTCGTACGAAGAAATCAAGATCCCATTGTATAGAGAGGAAAAGGGGATATTTACTTGAAAACTTTGAGCCACTTCAAGCTCTCATGATCCTCCTCATTCATCAAGTGCGTGTATGCTCCTGCCCTGTGCAGTGCTGCAGAATATTCACAGCTCAATGAAGAAACAAAACCGAACCTCCATCGATCTAACCACCCTACCTAATTAAGAAAATTTGTAGAATTTTCAGTGTAAATTGAAAAAAGACTGCTTACGGTAAAAAGAGTGATAGCGGATAGTAAAAAGAGCTGCCGGCGGCAATGTTGTTCCGTTTTCCTTAGCGACctgcatatatatattcataaataaataagaactTCGTTAACCATAAGATGCCAAAGAAAATAAACCAATAAAAAGGTCTCAAGCTCCGAAGATGATTTGATCAAGCATACCAAATACATGTAATCATCGTGGCCCCAAGACATAACCACGTTTTCCAATCCACATCCCTCTTCATAAATCCCGTTCTTGGTGCTGTAGGAAGGGTTGCTGTGATCGGGATTATCCTTGAAATACtgcaaaaaaatagaaaaaaaaagtgattattttccaTTTGTTTATGATCCAATTCATAAGTTACCTAACAATAAATGGCACGGCATGGCAGGTTCATTATAAAACTGCCCAAATTAAGCCAAGCTTCAATTTTAGAAGAGTACCTTGTGGTGGACGATGGATTCATCGAAAGCACAACCAAGAGGAAACGTGTCACCTGGAAAGTGTTGAAGGCAAATGTACTTAGAGCATTGTGCTTATAGAAATTTACGGCTGAAAATTATAAATCGTAACgctgatgatgatgattatTCAGATTCAGACGGCACTCACCGACAACAGCCCACTGCGGGAGCTCTCCAAAGGTGGGATGCAGAAGAACTTTTCCAAGATCTGTTGTTGTCGAAGggaaaccacaaaaaaaaaaaaaacttaattatAGATTTTGCAGTATTAAGATAGAGATCAAGAGAAGTTGTAGTGAATAAGTCAATGACAAAACATCGCACTGTATCATTTGAGAGGAGGATCCGAATATAATAAGTAGGCATATACCGTGAATAAGTCCCGTCAAATGCAACCAATCCTCATTAGGGTAATCTTTTCTGATAGCCTCCGCAGTCTGCAGCAAATGTTCAATTTGGGGCTCATCCAAATCAGGATCGCTGTCATCAACAACATCATTGAGAAGTTCACAGCACTCCCATATGCTCATTTCTGCTTTATCCAACTTCGCATACCCTTCCCTCATCCTCTTCACCTGCCGCATTTCCATGCAGACTTATTACTACTACTAATCTTCCCttcataataaataataataataataatacctGAAAATCTCATCCTCTGAACTCTCCTACGTAcattaattattaataatccCGACTTGATTTTCACTTCGTGGATTATTGACAGTATACGTGGAATAGTACTAATGCTTACAAAGTCGTAGGTCTGGTTAATGTGGTTGACGCGGTAGAATTCCTCCACCGTTTTCTGCCTTTCACTTTCTGCATTATAGTCCCTGCAAACATATCGGCATGCCACGAAATTAAATTTgtgttttgataaaaaaaaaaaaaatttttgaatatatgTGATCCAGACTCCAGATGAGAGGAGCAGTTGTTTTAGTCTCCAGAGAAAACAATATCAAGAAGCAAATTTATACTGTGATCTTCGAGGTACAAACAACATCGACTGACGCTGCAAGTACAAACCTAAAGGAGTGACCAAAGGAGTTGATTTCTGGAGCTTCAAATCCGTCTGAGGTCGTTTTGGGCATAACGAATCCTCCATCCAATACAAGTTCATTAATGGTATCGCGAGGGATATTCTTTTCACCCACTGGGAAACCTGCTGGTTTTAATTATTTAAGGATGAGAAAAGCAAATGCTAGCGGTACAATTAATAGGCCTCCAATGGCATGAAGGATTATTGAGAAAGCACAGGAAATCAAGAATTAGACGGaacaacccagaaaaaaaaaaagaaagaaagaaataccGAGGTCAGGCTGCTGCTCAATGAGGATCGTCATATTCCCACCAACAATTGAATAATATGAGCACAATCAcgagaaaaagagaagaaaagagtgaagaaTGGAAATCACTGGGATGCATGACGAGGGCGGAGAAATGAACGTATTTATACAGTCGGACAAAAAAATGTCCTTGCTTGGGAATTGGAGTGTTTGGAGTCCTTAACTGAAAAACCACTCGGAGTCCTTGACTGGAAATTTTTGTTGTTCCAGCTATTTTATTAGGCTTCTATCCCGCCAAATCGGGCAAACTTCTGGTGCAACCTGACCTCGTTTATCTTGAAGAGAGAACAAACGGAGGATGAGTCAGGGATACGTGGATATTAAATCTAATCTGCTGCAAATACGGGGCCGAGTGACGCGGAACCCAGTCATCTCCTACGATGTTTGGACTTGTTTTTTTGGTGGGAAATGGGAATGGCTACCGCTCGTCTGACTGAGCTGGGAAATTGCAACTGGGTGTCATCTACATCATCATTTTGACCCCAAAGTACGCGTTATCGACGTCCACAAACTCGACACGTCATCGCTCGACTGATACAAAAGTCAATCCGTCCAGCAAATTGCATTATTCAATTCAGCCGGCCTGCACCCAGCGTCCTACTTTTAATAACCGACACACAACTGTACCTTGAGGATTCACAAAGTTAGCAAACAAAAACTATGAATTAAAACTCTTCCCTTAATAGCTTTGTAACATGTAATAATAAACATTAATTATATAGCATCATTTACTGAGAATTTGCTCGTGCTGTAATAACACGTAACAATAAATATTAGTATATTACTCCATATACAGAAAATTTTGTAATAACGCATTTCTACATGGAGCAATTTAATTGACTCCCAATGACTATAAAAACCAACAACTTATTTTGATCATTATCGCAACTCacagattttcattttttttttcttaaatacaAAAAGTTGGTTTTCCCAATTAACTTGTTCAATCATCATCAAATGGAAGGGGGGCAATGCTTCATTCCTCGTGGATAAAATTAGCTATATTCTTATCTAGCAATTTAATTTTAAGATGCAATATTGGTTATCTAATTATTTTAATCTatagttctttttctttttttaaggaAATAATCTAGAATCAATTGGTTATTTTCTTTTGGTATATATTTCAACTCATCTTTAACGTATGAAATTGTTTTGCCTAACTTTTACACTTTTTCCAAATGAGATCtctatttttgtgttttttttttgtgaagttATTAAATCTAGTTCTCTAATGTTAATTAGGAAGCAAATCAACTTTTCGTCCTTTGTTtctcttgcttttttttttctccactATTTAGAGGGACAAAAACCCATCTTATTAACTCATCTAGTGAACATATAGCCacgttttcttcttttttttggtgtCTTATTTAGCCAATATAAGTCAAGAAATGTTGAATGTCTCGTCAATCAAGGACCAATCCCTTATAGATATCAACAACAATATAATTTTGAAGGCAAAGAATGTTGCCTTCGTGCAATATATAATGGTTGTGACCTCGTTTGGTAAATAAATgttcacaaatttttttttagcaaacTATTAAAAAAGTTCTAATGAATTCATCCTTTTGAAAGTTTTTGAGTTTCTTTTTGTTAGACTTTTATTATGTGAAAAAACTGAGTGTAATCCACAAATTTTCGttgctttttatttttcatttatatctAATTTCGCATAAAATATAGGTTAGGTTATGTTACAAATTCTTTGTAAGACATAAAAGGCTTATCATGCATTACAAgataatttaatcaattaattTAAGTAAACTAAATTTATGATTGGCATTCATTTGTGGTGCATCTTTTACTTAGCCAGTGTAAACtaactttttcaataaaacaaaatcaaaactCAAAATCCGCATGAGAAAAGCAAATATACAAAACGATCTACGAAGCTTTTAATAATTACTATCAAGACGAAAATATGTATAAACCCTGTACTAATATAAAATCTTTTAATTTCCCTGGTATTTCTGGTAATAACCAAATTAATCATGATACTACGGATTGAGTTTCTCTTCTGTAGTTCACTCTGCAACAGCTGAGGATCTCAATCTTGATGCGACACGGTGCATCGCATCAATTATCATTGTTTTCAATCTTTTGTGCTTTTCCGCGTGAGCTGCTGCGTCGTGCACTTTGGTTTCGTCAACTTTCTAACATGTGTAATAGCAGTTTGGTGGTGAAGTGAATTTGCCAAGCTGTAAAgagcatgattttttttttttttatcgataCGATAGACCTACAATTATTCTATGCTACGGGGAGGGGAGGACCTGAAAAGGTCGAGAAAAAATCGAAAAGGACTGAATCACCTACCGATCAAAACGAGTGCACTACGCACTCGACAGGAAGCCATTGCCACATTTTTGTGGCCAATGGTAGGAGGCAGGATTTGATCCCCTAACCTCCCTTCCCACCAACTTTGGTGGTGGTAGCTCCGTGGTTTGTAAAGAGCATGACTACTACGATGCAACTCATCTACTAGTACAAAGAAGACGTCACAAGTGTCAGTggctctctctccctcccccctctctctctctctctttgtgtgcgtgtctgtgtgtgtgtgtaaaatAGCGCTCAACAAGCTAGAACATTCATCCAAGTAATTTGCCactaagaaaattttaaaactcTGTCAAGAGA is part of the Coffea eugenioides isolate CCC68of chromosome 6, Ceug_1.0, whole genome shotgun sequence genome and encodes:
- the LOC113775721 gene encoding inositol oxygenase 1-like produces the protein MTILIEQQPDLGFPVGEKNIPRDTINELVLDGGFVMPKTTSDGFEAPEINSFGHSFRDYNAESERQKTVEEFYRVNHINQTYDFVKRMREGYAKLDKAEMSIWECCELLNDVVDDSDPDLDEPQIEHLLQTAEAIRKDYPNEDWLHLTGLIHDLGKVLLHPTFGELPQWAVVGDTFPLGCAFDESIVHHKYFKDNPDHSNPSYSTKNGIYEEGCGLENVVMSWGHDDYMYLVAKENGTTLPPAALFTIRYHSFYPLHRAGAYTHLMNEEDHESLKWLKVFNKYDLYSKSKVRIDVEKVKPYYLSLIEKYFPAKLRW